Proteins found in one Toxotes jaculatrix isolate fToxJac2 chromosome 18, fToxJac2.pri, whole genome shotgun sequence genomic segment:
- the LOC121198647 gene encoding protein NATD1-like — protein MAFKMFSRLTAVTFRLKSFPSAFSTLSSSCRVKVEHDRLNQRFTVTPGSGAGAHDCAVLTYRFTGEKEVNLMSTYVPETFRGQGVAAVLSQAAMDFLVEENLKARVSCWYIKKYIEDHPHQPFKDLVVT, from the exons ATggcctttaaaatgttttccagaCTCACCGCAGTAACTTTCCGACTTAAGTCCTTTCCGTCCGCCTTCAGCACTCTAAGCTCCAGCTGCAGGGTGAAGGTGGAACATGACCGACTGAACCAGCGCTTCACGGTCACACCGGGCAGCGGGGCCG ggGCCCATGATTGTGCGGTGCTGACCTACAGATTCACCGGGGAGAAGGAGGTGAATTTAATGTCGACCTACGTGCCAGAGACGTTCAGGGGTCAAGGTGTTGCTGCAGTGCTGTCACAG GCTGCCATGGACTTTCTGGTGGAAGAAAATCTCAAGGCTCGTGTCTCCTGCTGGTACATAAAGAAATACATTGAGGACCATCCACACCAGCCTTTTAAAGACCTTGTCGTCACTTGA